The Silvanigrella paludirubra genome contains a region encoding:
- a CDS encoding peptide ABC transporter substrate-binding protein, giving the protein MPNALHKVISISYILSVIMSFSGLQSAFGAEVPSGTKLAKKQILNRGNGAETPTIDPQKVEDVQGNNITQDLFEGLVRDNTDGIIVPAGATSWESSKDGLTYTFHLRKNAKWSNGDPITAHDYVYGFQRLVDPKVASTYSFLISDFKNADAINQGKEPLNTLGVVALNNETLQIKLNNPVPYILDILSMRNCSPAHKKMMEKYGDKFYQVGNIVSNGPYMLKYWKIGDKLTLEKNSNYWDAKKTVIQEVNFYPTQNLNTEQQMFLTNQLDITNDISMDQFEKLKSQLGSEVQSNPYLSSYWFSFNLEKPPFKDNLKLRQALSMVIDRNIITKDITRRGEFPSYDLVAKGAKNYKQFTYNWSKDEYKMRVEKAKKLYEEAGYSALKPLKVNILYNTNDNSKKLVLSIASMWKQALGVNATLENQEWKVFLKSRQNGEFQVAWDRWIADYNDVNSFSDLLRSGSQMNNAKYKNTNYDTLLKKASMEVDLKKRQKILEQASSVLMNDYPILPLYSAVTTHLVKKYVGGYSGKNPLDHTSTFDLYIKEH; this is encoded by the coding sequence ATGCCTAATGCATTGCATAAAGTTATTTCAATATCTTATATATTGTCCGTTATAATGTCTTTTAGTGGTCTCCAATCTGCTTTTGGAGCGGAAGTTCCTTCTGGTACGAAATTAGCGAAGAAGCAAATACTAAATAGGGGCAATGGTGCTGAAACTCCTACAATCGATCCTCAAAAAGTAGAAGATGTTCAGGGAAATAATATCACTCAGGATCTTTTTGAAGGACTTGTCCGCGATAATACAGATGGAATTATAGTTCCAGCCGGTGCTACAAGTTGGGAGTCAAGTAAAGATGGCCTTACTTACACATTTCATTTAAGAAAAAATGCAAAATGGTCTAATGGAGATCCTATCACAGCACATGACTATGTTTATGGTTTTCAAAGACTTGTTGATCCTAAAGTTGCTTCAACGTATTCCTTTTTAATATCTGATTTTAAAAATGCAGATGCAATTAATCAAGGAAAAGAACCTTTAAATACACTTGGTGTCGTTGCTTTAAATAATGAAACACTTCAAATTAAATTAAATAATCCAGTTCCCTATATTTTAGATATCCTTTCTATGAGAAATTGTTCACCTGCTCATAAAAAAATGATGGAAAAATATGGAGATAAATTTTATCAAGTTGGAAACATAGTTTCAAATGGTCCGTATATGTTAAAATATTGGAAAATTGGAGATAAGTTAACTTTAGAAAAAAACTCAAATTATTGGGACGCTAAAAAAACGGTTATTCAAGAAGTTAATTTTTATCCAACCCAAAATTTAAACACAGAACAACAAATGTTTTTAACAAATCAACTTGATATTACAAATGATATATCTATGGATCAATTTGAAAAATTAAAATCACAATTGGGTTCTGAGGTTCAAAGCAATCCTTATTTATCAAGTTATTGGTTTAGTTTTAATTTAGAGAAGCCGCCATTTAAAGATAATTTAAAGTTACGCCAAGCTCTATCTATGGTAATAGATCGTAATATTATTACGAAAGATATAACAAGAAGAGGCGAATTTCCTTCTTATGATTTAGTTGCAAAAGGTGCAAAAAATTATAAACAATTTACCTATAATTGGTCAAAAGATGAATATAAAATGAGAGTTGAAAAAGCGAAAAAACTTTATGAAGAAGCTGGTTATTCCGCTTTAAAACCATTAAAAGTTAATATTTTATATAATACAAATGATAATAGCAAAAAACTTGTTTTATCCATAGCATCAATGTGGAAACAAGCTCTTGGTGTGAATGCAACATTAGAAAATCAAGAATGGAAAGTGTTTTTAAAATCGAGACAAAATGGAGAGTTTCAAGTGGCTTGGGATCGATGGATAGCAGATTATAATGATGTTAATTCGTTTTCTGATTTGTTACGTTCAGGTAGTCAAATGAATAATGCAAAATATAAAAATACAAATTATGATACCTTATTAAAAAAAGCTTCCATGGAAGTGGATTTAAAAAAGAGACAAAAAATACTTGAACAGGCTTCCAGTGTTTTAATGAATGACTATCCCATTTTGCCATTATACTCTGCCGTAACAACACATTTGGTTAAAAAATATGTTGGAGGATATTCTGGTAAAAATCCATTAGATCATACAAGTACTTTTGATCTTTATATTAAAGAACATTAA